One Panulirus ornatus isolate Po-2019 chromosome 1, ASM3632096v1, whole genome shotgun sequence genomic region harbors:
- the LOC139749083 gene encoding uncharacterized protein, whose translation MCFAKVLSRLEVKHLITKGVRLGEGAYGTAYLVKWDGAETVLKVAKDFADLQVYQREAYFLEQLGGAGGAPRLLATSVDPPAILISFVGQETLKRVLLERELPDEYLGLIGLQMCLRVKECHLLGICHKDLHTENIIVNIPDDLSLPPEVCLIDFGLAVYNESALAQLPGDDPYHGLSQTKGSKVTSFKIDVADLGYEICANMEAEAPQSVRLMAVDASLGTLTLDDLITGLKEFF comes from the coding sequence ATGTGCTTCGCAAAGGTTCTCTCCCGATTGGAAGTGAAACACCTCATCACAAAAGGAGTACGTCTAGGAGAAGGAGCCTATGGAACTGCATATTTGGTCAAGTGGGATGGTGCCGAAACCGTCTTGAAGGTAGCGAAAGATTTCGCGGATCTGCAGGTCTATCAACGAGAGGCCTATTTTCTAGAACAACTTggcggcgctggaggggccccacgACTCCTGGCTACCTCTGTCGATCCTCCAGCTATTCTTATATCATTTGTGGGGCAGGAAACTCTCAAAAGAGTGCTTCTTGAACGAGAGCTGCCTGATGAATACCTGGGCCTCATCGGACTACAGATGTGTCTCCGTGTGAAAGAGTGCCATTTGCTGGGTATTTGCCATAAAGATCTTCATACTGAAAACATCATTGTTAACATTCCTGATGATCTCTCACTGCCGCCCGAGGTGTGTCTCATAGATTTCGGATTAGCTGTCTACAATGAATCTGCTCTTGCCCAACTGCCTGGTGATGACCCATACCACGGATTGAGCCAGACTAAAGGCAGCAAGGTCACCAGCTTCAAAATTGACGTGGCAGACTTGGGCTATGAAATATGTGCCAACATGGAGGCAGAAGCTCCCCAGTCTGTCCGTCTGATGGCCGTGGACGCCTCCCTGGGGACGTTAACTTTGGATGATCTGATCACTGGTCTAAAGGAATTCTTTTGA